AGAAaactttgtacattttgaaattaatctccAAAATATGGACTACTATGAGTTTCAAAGgtctaaaatatttgactgtAGAAAGccagaaatttatttaaattttcaataaaaaattctgatttcttttgTAGCAAGATTTTGACTttccaaactcagaaatgtctttcacttttctagaaaatatctgtgattaaaataaatttttttaattattattttcaagcaaacttttaacttttccaACTCAGGAGTTTCTGAGTTTtgtctagaaaatttctaagattaatctaaaaatttctgatgTTTGTCCAAGcatatgtttgacttttcaaactcagatatttccaagttttttctagaaaaatgtagattttggGGGGAGAAAATGTACGGCACTCCTTACTCTAATGCGCCGTCATATAACAGTgagtaaattaatttatttgacgTAAATCCCTCCGTGTAACCATGTGAAATCAAACACATGCTCCCCGCGGGTCAACGGGGTGACGCGTGGGTCGGTCCGTCCGtcaccaaactgaaaacaaaatggcgGCGCCGCAGCGGGGGGCGGGACGGGGGGCGTGGAGGAAGCTGACAGGCCGCCGTGGCGGTGTCATCCTGCTGCTGTGACTGACAGCAGATCCCAATTAACCccagacagaaaacacacacaagtacACCTGCTCTCCGTGTCACACACACTGATCTGAGATTTTACATCCAAAACTCTTTTACACCTTTACGCCCTCTGAGACTCAAAGTATGTAGACTGTGTAGTTAATAACATGaaattagggctgaaatgattatttAGATATATTACAATTAATTGCACtaaaaaattactgaaataagcctctaatttagtaatcaattaactAAATGAATCAATATTTAGACCCATTTGCTGAAACatcaacatattcagagcagtaaatattcacattttgcatttaagatgtaCAAAAACTTCTTTATTCTACCTGAAACTCCTCAAGtgatagttttagtttcacctgcTTCATATTCGgttgaaaaaataattagaataaaaaactCATATTAAGCATCTTtgctattctattctattctattctattggttaatccaaaaaattatCATCAGACTTTCTTGCATTTTAGGCAAGAAAACGTTTTTCAACCTGTATTTGTTTTAgctaaaactgaattaaattagtcatttgcatttatttgtgtatttctaagaaaaaagaaagaaaaacgtctttaataaagtttgaattttctattttttattgaattgatCGAGTCATCGTCAAGataactgattaatcaataactgaaGAAGTCCTTAAttgcatttgtaaataaattacacCTTTTACACAAATCCcctattaaaattatttattttattccccaCAGGAGAATGTGACTCTGGCGCCCTCTAGTGACGATATGGATGCAAAAcgaaatgtttttaattggaCGGCCTGTTTTGTTtaatagaccaaaacaaagtaattgcaattgaataataaaatatacttgttttataatctaaataaaatacgGAAGAGTCCCTTTTTGGGTAATTTAATCTCACTATAAATTCATCTGTTCTGTTTCTGACCTCagaacattaatgaacaaacacaaaacccataaaataaacatcatatTTTGGTAATTTGTTACTGTAAGCAGTAGATATCATTGTTTTCTATTCTGTAATTATGTAAataagctgcattttgtttgagAAGAATATGATTCCAGCCAGTAGACGGCAGAGTTTACACAGCTtgctttaaaaatttattttttaattcatatagTGCCCTAAAGGCTACGAAGCATTATTTATCCCGTTTGTCACCCTATTAttacttcattaaaaaaattactggtTGAATTTCTAGggtaaatatcttattacattgaaataagatgaaactgACTTGCAactaacttttaagcaagaaatGTGGACTTATTCTACATAAATGATTCATTAATATAGATTTCGAAAAGTACTAGTTACATTGCCATATCATTTCACTTGTGGcattgaatagttttttttataagttaaatattCTGCCAAttgaatatttaacattaatattaaggaattattgacaaaaaacaaGTTGCTGAACATTTACTTATAAGTTCCTTTTATCTTATCTGAggtgtagtaagatatttgcactagaaattagactaaaaatactgAGAAGGACCTCGCTGCAGCGAACAGATGGTCCCATTTCCATATAAGGTATGAGCCTGACAGCGGTCcgtccccgcccctttctgtttgctgcagcgaggtgtACTTGGagatacttggtaggatttttgtgtttttgcagctttcCCAGGTAATTTACGGCTATTTCTATTTAGGTAACCCGAAACTACTTCCGGTCAGAGGCTCCGCCCACGTTGAGACTTTAACGAATGTTCATTGGTCACAATGAACTTTTTGAATGTTTCACAGAGTAATgtaggaataaaacaaaactctggttctgtttggacctCCGGCGGTGCTGTGGGAATGGCGAACCGGAACCAGATGAAAGAAGCCCTGCAGGAGCGCATAGATTCACTGAAACAGCAGCTCCACAGTCTGAGTCGGGACATCTGGACCCGGCCCGAGGTCGCTGGCGAGGAGGTGAACGCTCACGATGTGCTGGTTCGCTTCTTCTCCGAGCAGGACCAGGCATGGACGGTCCAAAGCCACTACGAGCTGCCGACCGCGTTCCGGGCCAGCTGGGGTTCGGTCGGTACCACCGGGGAACCCCGGCGGCTGAACGTGGGTTTTCTGTGCGAGTATGACGCGCTGCCGGAAATTGGGCATGCATGCGGTCACAACCTGATAGCGGAAGTGGGAGCTGCGGCTGCTGTGGGGCTGAAAGCGGCGGTGGAGACCCAGCCAGAGCTTCCAGTGGAGGTAACGGTCCCTCACTGGGTTATACTGGTCTCACTGGGAGGGAGAGCAAAGTCCCAGAGACACAAGTTAAAACACTGGTAGTATAGATAAATACCCCCCTTCCCTAGCTAGCTAGTTGGTAATAATTACACCAGACGTCTATGGAATATCAAAAGTATCAAAAGTCAATAGATCCTGtatcatgttttaaatatcgACACCTTCCTAAAGAAATGGCCCATGTCATTTTTCACCAGAAGTCATTTAATTATTTGGTTAAACACactcagaaatttctttttttttcttagaaaattttagaaagttttttgaTGGAAATGTACTCCTATTCtatctgtccgtccatccatccatccatccatccagacgTACCTACctattttccttccttccttccttgcttGTTTGCTTACTGCGCTTTTGTACTTCCATGCAGGGAAAAATCTCTAATTCTTAAACCATGAAGTACATCTTAGACTTTCTTCTCCAAACTTTTTATACAGTTCTTCTATGTCTCCTCCATTACATCATCTTGtttgtgaaaactttattttgatcaaatataagtaataatttctgtttaCTAGTTGAACTGGTAGTTTGAAGAATGATGTAAGCAGAAGCTTGGTTGGAGAAACTTCTAAAGATGAAAACAGTCCGAAACTCTCTGCTTTCATGATGGTAAAGATGCATACAATCTCATAATGTTGACTTCATTtcaaaggtgacctattatgatTTCTGGAACAGGCTAGGATTGGTCTAAAACATGTTTACTACCTTTGTTGCACAAAATCGTTCTTAAATAATGAGAATTTAGTCTGCCCAGTTCTGgctgttttcagatgttttacggcatcttgtcactttaaatccaaataatctgctgatGGCCACGCCCCTCAACTGTACATTTACAAACAATCATAAAATGGCTGTAAACAAATGCTCAATTGTACAAccacacatctttgaaaagcagaagtggagcctcctgcacaattAACAAGAATACAGCAAGTGATTTCTAGATGGTAGGTCAACAACAAAacgcttgtcttttccagcagccattgtacaacgCATACAGCAGTAATATCAGCTGACCAGTCGAGCTGGAGCTtccctggggttgctaggtaacagagcAGTGCCTGTTAATTTATGACATTATATTCTGGAAGTTTTTCGAACAGCTCattttttcagacaccaaaaatctTTAAGTTATTGCAAAGAAACGGTTGGGTGGGTTTTTTAAACACTTGGACTTTTCTTataagcagttgagacccaaatggaagtacaaaaatatgcaaaatgtacattttgccTAATAGATTCCCTTTAATATTAGGCCAGTTGACTTATTTGGATCATGGATCATGACTGGCACATATAAGGTGATATTTACATCAGGTTGCTGAACCCTTTTAATCCAAGATAACCGTTCTGGGAACACCGGCAGAGGAGGCGATTGGAGGAAAGATCGACCTGATCCGAGCCGGGGCTTTCACTGATGTGGATCTCATCTTCATGGCTCATCCGGCTCAGCAGGATGCCTCCTTCCTTCCCACCGTCACAATCGCTGAGTGAgctcttttcctttcttttctttcttccttgaaataaaaacctaaactaACCATGTTGATGTCACAGGGTGTCAGTGAAGTACCATGGGAAGGCGTCTCATGCTTCTGCGTATCCGTGGGAGGGGGTGAACGCGCTGGATGCTGCTGTGCTAGCTTATAGCAACCTCTCTGCGCTCAGACAGCAGCTGAAGCCTGAGTGGAAACTTCATGGTGAGGGGAAAAGTAAACAGCGATATTTCAGTTTGATTAGcctgctgcagagagaaagTCGATggtgttcatttttcaaagccATATTTTTACCGTGTTATCCattcatttatacatttataaatactctgtgaaataaacaaaaacactaactgtatttttattaagaaatgcgccaaaactttgttgatattccgctaatgttaaaaaacccccacaattttgcaactgcgatgttttcataaataagaaacacaattaaaaccaCACATGAATACGTTTGCTCACATAATTAGTCATTAAAAACCATGATGTGCCATCATCctcccacttcctgtcatcttcttcattTCCACCAGTAGCAACATCCCGCTGTTGGTCGTGTGACTTGTAAAGCAAATAAAGGGTTTCCAATGCAGTTTTGCAAATTCcgtaaatttttgtttgttttttagccatatcaaaattggtttattttgcaaaagtgaaacatttttgcatcacttgagtcacatgatcaacaacaggatgtttttTGGAAAACAAGAGTTTTTTCCCAAAATTGGCTTGTTtattaagtgtttatttttatgatccCAATTTCCTAGTTGATAAAACAGTAGTTTAATTTCCATTGAGCAAAGtggaattacgaaaataaatttgcttaatggaaacgcaccaattttgaaaaaaaaataaaaatttttttgatgttttaaaaaaaaaaaaggtatattttcattaaacatattttatatggtcaatggaaatgtcactagtttacatttaattatatGTGCCAAGTGTAAACCTTGTTGCTGCATATAACAAGAAAATGGATGCTCTCTTTTCTatcctccatttttctttatgtctttatgttttccttccttACAGGCATCATCAAACACGGAGGGGCGAAGCCCAACATCATCCCTGCCTACTCAGAGCTGGAGTTTTATCTGCGAACCCCGTGGCTCAGTGATCTTTGGGAGCTGAAGGCCAAAGCCGAGGCGTgcttcagagctgcagctctggCCACAGGCTGCCAGGTGAGCTGTTGTCCATGACTCACCTGTCGTCTAGCATCATCCTTTTTACCTCATTGCTGTAATTATTCTCCAGaatgtttgttgctgttgcaTAACTGCTACCTTTGAGCTATACGTCTTCTCAGTCTGCAGCTGATCTAAACAGGCTCTAGTTTcaggaaacacacaaacagaacaacttGAATGTGATCTTAACCTACATGAGAGCCTggacattttttattacatttttaataactttgtcTGTGTTAAAGGGGAAGAATTATGCCAAAATTCACATTatgcatgttttacatttccATTTGGCTCTCAGCTGCTTCCCAAAACAAACCAAgtgctttaaaagaaacactttaatctttaatggttaatggaggagccatgttgtgatggcttcctgaaggcggagtttcaaaacgagcaggagtttttaaagagacagaggctcaatttcaaggtgttaaattaaaagttacatttcttttaagtcatatttgatacatacagcatttttataacaactgaagttaacatagttgcTTCATTAttctataaaatgtcactatgtgcCTGTAAAACATATAATACTGCCCCTAAAAGTCATGTTCTATGGGTACTgtgtcgttacctagcaaccccagcccatcgcctagcaacccaagtagACTTCCAGCACAAAAATCCTCAAAGAATAGTTTAATTTCACTGTCATGTTTTCTCtactgtgtgtgtattttattttgcttgtttaagttgtttgaaataaagttactgggaaaaaagaggagaggaaacgGTCTTcatcacttcaaaataagagcatgaatccAAACCACTAACTCGGGTTAGAGGGAATAAACCAAATTcaaatagaaagaaaagattaaacttATGAGATTGGAACTAtatggtaacacaacaatcaaacaaTGAGGattattctgttcatttttaaagtaaacttgccaattcttttaaatcttaaattttaaacacattGTGACTGCTCCCTTTGGTCCCTGTAGGTGGAGATAATGTACCCGTCCCATACCTACTCTAACATTCTGCCTAATGACACACTGGCAACCCTGTATAAAAGCAACGGAGAAGCTTTGGGCATGGTGTTTCCTGAGCAGCCAGCTAGCTTCTCTGGTTGGTAAATATTGAATCTTTATAACAACGttctcctctctgtctgttttGCAGTGCTAACTTTTAGCAGCCGGTTTTGTTTACAGGATTGTTTCGACACAGAATCATTATCACAGTGAGTTTCTAATTATCCGGCAGGTTCCACAGACTTTGGTAACGTTTCATTCATAGTGCCTGGGATCCACCCGTTCTTCCACATCGGCACCGACGCATTAAACCACACAGAGAAAtacgctgcagcagcaggtacAGCAAAATTATTATACttagctaaaacatttttaaatgaagtaaataaaaactataattaaTGGACAAAAATACAAGTGGAAGTGTAATgaatgtttataaaactaagttaaaacagattaaaattaatatccttgttttcttgtttattaatctatttttacatagttcccacaagtctgaaccTGAAGTGATTGGcaccatcttggtaggcaaaaTATAGATGAGCCATGGCttccaaaccaacaaaaataaattatattgacaCTCTTTAACGATATGGAATAAGAAATGCATatcaacaaaatggctgctatCGCGATCGAAACACGTCAGGCGATATGGACAAGCTACCTCCGATCTCATACTATGACACGGTTACCTACCTGAGCACAAAGGGTTAAATCCATGAACGCataaaatcaatgtttaaacGGATTCTTAAAGGACGTACAAACTCTtcaggtgaaaaacaaaatcctggtGACCGGCAGAGTAAGTACACGTAGCAAGATACATGTATGCTACATGTCCAAAAGCTGCACTAGCTAAGCTAACTTTGCTAGCTAGGCAGTAAGTACTGCAGTAAGtatcactgatatttatcttagtattacAGAGAGGTGGATAGAGTGCTCAAAAATTGTAATTGAGTAACAGTTGTCATTTTCTAAGTTAAATGTGAACAAGGTGAGAGCTAGTTCTAAacttgtggcttgtttattgtaGTCATAGTAACTCCATAGCAACTTCCTGCCAAGATGGCCGTCGGTTACAAAGTTCACTGAAGCGTGACGTCACAGGAGAAATGTGTTAGCCTTTCAAACTGATGTTAAATTTACCCCCCTATCTCCAACACAAGCAGTTTACGTCAGCTGTCGGAAAATTACGGCGCTCCATAAATCTCCTACGTTAGTCTGCAAAATGGCGGCCGCAAAgtttaggaggaaaaaaaaacagtcagttGGTTGTTCAGCAAAAATTGagtctattttttaaaatagatgaAAAAACTAGAACTACTACTGTAGGtaataaaaactatatttaattaataatactaactaataaaaactagcaaacacactaaaactaactgaattagacaaataaaaagtcataattaaacaaaactattgGTTTCTGGCTATAAAAATGAACTCAGTAAAGTTCCCTTCCATGTCATGTGGTGATTTCTATTTTTAgcgttttattttccttcctgcGCCAGGAGCCGAGGAGGCCCAGTTGTACGCCCTGCGGGCGGCCAAGGCTCTGGCTATGACAGCTGTGGATGTGCTGTGCTGCTCCGATCTGCTGCAGCGAGTGAGGGACGACTTCAGGCTGGCCAAACTGAGAGAGGAGAAGGGACCACAGGGCAGAAACAACAACTCACATTGAGACACACAAAATCCCCGAACTCGGCTGGATGGTTTCATTTCAACCACAAATGAATGGCACTTTGAAACAAATGTCAATGCATTTTATAAACCAACACAAGTGgttaccaagtatttctagTTCTTGTtcaaactaacttataagtaacttttctaagaacttgttttaagccaataacTCTTCAATATTGATTTAATAAGTTAacttaagacatttttctgtggtaaaagtgaaataatctgcctgtgaaACTGATACGTTACTATTGATCAACCTCCTATTGTGCTGTAAAGTTACTGTAAGTAATTACTGtaagtaattttgttttatttcaagtgtgataAGATATTACCATTAGATATTAGACAAAAACCTcttgatatttgtgtttttcgcAGTGAAAACATTGGTTACATAGTGAATCTTTACAGTTGTTAAGTTATACAGTGGAGATTATAAACCAACcaaaatgcttggtaagattttgccGTTGTTCCGTCTTTGTGTCTTTTACAgcataatttttcagttttaagctCTCTCTTCTTCAGCAGCTTTTATGTGATAAAGAGTCGGATATTTCCCCTGCGGCTGCTTGGAGATGAAATGCAGAGTTAAAGGAAAACGCTCAAAGCTGAATTTCTTTCACAGGTGAGCAGGAACTCCTGATGTGACCTCAAATGAATGTTAATGCTGCAATGTGGCTCCCTAACTGCAGGGGGTGCTtcactttgaacttttttaaaacatttggcGTTAGACCAAACTGGGGTTTATGCAATTTACATGCACACATCCTGTCATTTAGATCTTAGTGGCTGAATACCGGggatttatgcaaaaaaaaaaaaagtatcagtTCAAAGATATAAATTGGTTGCACAAGTTCTAGTGtcagttcaacattttttaaatccagagTCAATATTTAAAGTTCTAAGAAATTACAGG
This is a stretch of genomic DNA from Gambusia affinis linkage group LG16, SWU_Gaff_1.0, whole genome shotgun sequence. It encodes these proteins:
- the LOC122845902 gene encoding peptidase M20 domain-containing protein 2-like, translating into MNFLNVSQSNVGIKQNSGSVWTSGGAVGMANRNQMKEALQERIDSLKQQLHSLSRDIWTRPEVAGEEVNAHDVLVRFFSEQDQAWTVQSHYELPTAFRASWGSVGTTGEPRRLNVGFLCEYDALPEIGHACGHNLIAEVGAAAAVGLKAAVETQPELPVEITVLGTPAEEAIGGKIDLIRAGAFTDVDLIFMAHPAQQDASFLPTVTIAEVSVKYHGKASHASAYPWEGVNALDAAVLAYSNLSALRQQLKPEWKLHGIIKHGGAKPNIIPAYSELEFYLRTPWLSDLWELKAKAEACFRAAALATGCQVEIMYPSHTYSNILPNDTLATLYKSNGEALGMVFPEQPASFSGSTDFGNVSFIVPGIHPFFHIGTDALNHTEKYAAAAGAEEAQLYALRAAKALAMTAVDVLCCSDLLQRVRDDFRLAKLREEKGPQGRNNNSH